One window from the genome of Epinephelus moara isolate mb chromosome 5, YSFRI_EMoa_1.0, whole genome shotgun sequence encodes:
- the crtac1a gene encoding cartilage acidic protein 1a isoform X1: MWGSGMLVLLLVGLWYESHAQNSQPMFQVVTQTMLPPDRLHNPTQLNYGMAVTDVDGDGDLEVVVAGYNGPNLVLKYNQTLNRLVNIAIDDSTSPYNALRDPAGNAIGVTACDVDGDGREEIYFLNTNNAYSGRATYSDKMFKFRNGRFEDLLGDEVNVRRGVANRMAGRSVACVDRKGTGRYSIYVANYAKANIGPHALLEMDEAASDVMKGIITLSDVAAVAGVNKLTGGRGVVVGPILSTSRSDVFCDNENGPNFLFKNNGDGTFVDMARQAGVEDRYQHGRGVALADFNGDGKTDIVYGNWNGPHRLFLQGSDSKFRDIASGGFAAPSPIRTVIAADFDNNKELEVFFHNIAYRSNAPNKLFRVLRRADADPLIQELNVGDAAEPQGRGTGGTVTDLDGDGQLDLLLAHGESAQQPISVFKVTQGSSNNWLRVIPRTQFGSFARGAKVTAFTRQSGAHTRIIDGGSGYLCEMEPVAHFGLGNDEVTVLEVSWPDGSSTTRTLQPGEMNSVVEVAYPRAGEALLLANDTQCGEGFTVKNGRCAGL; encoded by the exons ATGTGGGGTTCAGGCATGTTGGTGCTCCTCCTCGTCGGACTTTGGTATGAGTCCCACGCCCAGAACTCTCAGCCTATGTTTCAGGTGGTAACGCAGACGATGCTTCCTCCTGACCGTCTGCACAATCCCACACAACTCAACTATGGAATGGCTGTAACAGACGTGGATGGTGATGGCGACCTGGAAGTGGTTGTGGCAGG gtaCAATGGGCCCAACCTGGTGCTGAAGTACAATCAAACTCTAAACAGACTGGTAAACATTGCAATTGATGACAGCACCTCTCCATACAACGCCCTGAGGGACCCAGCAGGAAATGCTATTGGAGTTACTGCCTGTGATGTGGATGGAGATGGACGTGAGGAGATCTACTTCCTCAACACAAACAATGCCTACTCTG gacgGGCAACTTACTCAGACAAGATGTTCAAGTTTCGGAACGGCCGCTTTGAAGATCTTCTGGGGGACGAGGTCAATGTTCGTCGTGGGGTCGCTAATCGCATGGCAGGACGTTCGGTAGCATGTGTTGACAGAAAG GGAACAGGCCGGTACTCGATCTATGTGGCCAACTATGCAAAGGCCAACATCGGTCCCCACGCTCTTTTAGAAATGGATGAGGCTGCAAGTGATGTCATGAAGGGCATCATCACTCTGTCTGACGTGGCTGCCGTGGCTGGGGTGAACAAGCTCACAG GCGGACGCGGTGTGGTGGTCGGACCAATCCTGAGCACGTCGAGGTCGGACGTGTTCTGTGACAACGAGAACGGACCCAACTTCCTCTTCAAAAATAATGGAGATGGGACTTTTGTTGATATGGCCAGACAGGCAG GTGTGGAGGACCGGTACCAGCATGGCAGAGGAGTAGCACTGGCTGACTTTAATGGCGATGGAAAGACAGACATCGTCTACGGCAACTGGAACGGCCCACACAGACTTTTCCTGCAGGGCAGCGACTCTAAATTCCGG GATATAGCCAGTGGAGGATTTGCAGCTCCCTCACCTATTCGCACAGTCATTGCTGCTGACtttgacaacaacaaagagCTGGAGGTGTTTTTTCACAACATTGCTTACAGAAGCAACGCGCCCAACAAGCTGTTCAG ggTGTTAAGGAGAGCTGATGCAGACCCTTTGATCCAGGAGCTGAATGTGGGAGACGCTGCTGAACCGCAGGGGCGAGGAACAG gTGGCACCGTGACAGACTTGGATGGGGACGGACAGCTGGACCTGCTGCTGGCGCATGGAGAGAGTGCCCAGCAGCCAATCTCTGTCTTCAAGGTCACacag GGCTCCTCCAACAACTGGCTGCGGGTCATCCCTCGCACACAGTTTGGCTCTTTTGCTCGGGGAGCCAAGGTGACAGCCTTCACCAGGCAGAGTGgagcacacacacgcatcaTCGATGGAGGCTCGGGGTACCTGTGTGAGATGGAACCGGTTGCACACTTTGGATTAG GAAACGATGAGGTGACGGTACTAGAGGTCTCCTGGCCCGATGGCAGCTCCACCACTCGAACCCTTCAGCCTGGTGAAATGAACTCAGTGGTGGAAGTAGCCTATCCCAGAGCAGGGGAAGCATTGCTGCTTGCCAATGACACGCAG TGTGGTGAAGGCTTTACTGTCAAGAATGGCCGCTGTGCAG gtCTGTGA
- the crtac1a gene encoding cartilage acidic protein 1a isoform X2: MWGSGMLVLLLVGLWYESHAQNSQPMFQVVTQTMLPPDRLHNPTQLNYGMAVTDVDGDGDLEVVVAGYNGPNLVLKYNQTLNRLVNIAIDDSTSPYNALRDPAGNAIGVTACDVDGDGREEIYFLNTNNAYSGRATYSDKMFKFRNGRFEDLLGDEVNVRRGVANRMAGRSVACVDRKGTGRYSIYVANYAKANIGPHALLEMDEAASDVMKGIITLSDVAAVAGVNKLTGGRGVVVGPILSTSRSDVFCDNENGPNFLFKNNGDGTFVDMARQAGVEDRYQHGRGVALADFNGDGKTDIVYGNWNGPHRLFLQGSDSKFRDIASGGFAAPSPIRTVIAADFDNNKELEVFFHNIAYRSNAPNKLFRVLRRADADPLIQELNVGDAAEPQGRGTGGTVTDLDGDGQLDLLLAHGESAQQPISVFKVTQGSSNNWLRVIPRTQFGSFARGAKVTAFTRQSGAHTRIIDGGSGYLCEMEPVAHFGLGNDEVTVLEVSWPDGSSTTRTLQPGEMNSVVEVAYPRAGEALLLANDTQVRRTDPRHEL; this comes from the exons ATGTGGGGTTCAGGCATGTTGGTGCTCCTCCTCGTCGGACTTTGGTATGAGTCCCACGCCCAGAACTCTCAGCCTATGTTTCAGGTGGTAACGCAGACGATGCTTCCTCCTGACCGTCTGCACAATCCCACACAACTCAACTATGGAATGGCTGTAACAGACGTGGATGGTGATGGCGACCTGGAAGTGGTTGTGGCAGG gtaCAATGGGCCCAACCTGGTGCTGAAGTACAATCAAACTCTAAACAGACTGGTAAACATTGCAATTGATGACAGCACCTCTCCATACAACGCCCTGAGGGACCCAGCAGGAAATGCTATTGGAGTTACTGCCTGTGATGTGGATGGAGATGGACGTGAGGAGATCTACTTCCTCAACACAAACAATGCCTACTCTG gacgGGCAACTTACTCAGACAAGATGTTCAAGTTTCGGAACGGCCGCTTTGAAGATCTTCTGGGGGACGAGGTCAATGTTCGTCGTGGGGTCGCTAATCGCATGGCAGGACGTTCGGTAGCATGTGTTGACAGAAAG GGAACAGGCCGGTACTCGATCTATGTGGCCAACTATGCAAAGGCCAACATCGGTCCCCACGCTCTTTTAGAAATGGATGAGGCTGCAAGTGATGTCATGAAGGGCATCATCACTCTGTCTGACGTGGCTGCCGTGGCTGGGGTGAACAAGCTCACAG GCGGACGCGGTGTGGTGGTCGGACCAATCCTGAGCACGTCGAGGTCGGACGTGTTCTGTGACAACGAGAACGGACCCAACTTCCTCTTCAAAAATAATGGAGATGGGACTTTTGTTGATATGGCCAGACAGGCAG GTGTGGAGGACCGGTACCAGCATGGCAGAGGAGTAGCACTGGCTGACTTTAATGGCGATGGAAAGACAGACATCGTCTACGGCAACTGGAACGGCCCACACAGACTTTTCCTGCAGGGCAGCGACTCTAAATTCCGG GATATAGCCAGTGGAGGATTTGCAGCTCCCTCACCTATTCGCACAGTCATTGCTGCTGACtttgacaacaacaaagagCTGGAGGTGTTTTTTCACAACATTGCTTACAGAAGCAACGCGCCCAACAAGCTGTTCAG ggTGTTAAGGAGAGCTGATGCAGACCCTTTGATCCAGGAGCTGAATGTGGGAGACGCTGCTGAACCGCAGGGGCGAGGAACAG gTGGCACCGTGACAGACTTGGATGGGGACGGACAGCTGGACCTGCTGCTGGCGCATGGAGAGAGTGCCCAGCAGCCAATCTCTGTCTTCAAGGTCACacag GGCTCCTCCAACAACTGGCTGCGGGTCATCCCTCGCACACAGTTTGGCTCTTTTGCTCGGGGAGCCAAGGTGACAGCCTTCACCAGGCAGAGTGgagcacacacacgcatcaTCGATGGAGGCTCGGGGTACCTGTGTGAGATGGAACCGGTTGCACACTTTGGATTAG GAAACGATGAGGTGACGGTACTAGAGGTCTCCTGGCCCGATGGCAGCTCCACCACTCGAACCCTTCAGCCTGGTGAAATGAACTCAGTGGTGGAAGTAGCCTATCCCAGAGCAGGGGAAGCATTGCTGCTTGCCAATGACACGCAGGTACGCAGAACGGATCCACGACATGAATTATGA
- the r3hcc1l gene encoding coiled-coil domain-containing protein R3HCC1L: MESDQTKDDCAPTQPTPAPPSQSKKPSQALYVPKQRLQGSKDKPQTQGEAKPRPRPRYTDKARKNAKNKKSKAGAGDKEAPVGGEDGGETQNGDPDVKEERLQDTDVQVNGQPDSADVEADDTSGLEETAAQEEEEDSWDTLFNDDGDCLDPHLLEELAVKEGKKKESIQEPRFDYYNMDRDDDDDIDLTEDELAHIVEIYDFPVEFKTEDLLKLFQCYQQRGFDIKWIDDKHALGLFSSPIAAREALRSKHPLMKLRPLSKSSSATKAKARSCSDYLLPAKERPQTSAALARKLVIGALGVKSNLTKEQREAERKKLQEAREQKRLAAKQKEDAWEGK, from the exons ATGGAGTCGGATCAGACAAAAGACGACTGTGCTCCCACCCAGCCAACACCAGCACCTCCCTCCCAGTCAAAGAAGCCAAGTCAGGCTCTGTACGTCCCCAAGCAACGACTTCAAGGCTCCAAAGACAAACCTCAGACTCAGGGAGAAGCTAAACCGAGACCCAGACCTCGCTACACAGACAAGGCAAGAAAAAACGCCAAGAACAAGAAGAGCAAGGCTGGAGCAGGGGATAAGGAGGCTCCTGttggaggagaggatggaggagagacACAGAATGGTGATCCTGATGTAAAGGAAGAGCGGTTACAGGATACGGATGTGCAGGTTAATGGGCAGCCGGACTCAGCCGATGTGGAGGCAGATGATACCTCAGGGCTGGAAGAAACAGCCGctcaggaagaggaggaggacagctGGGACACCTTGTTCAATGATGATGGAGATTGTCTGGATCCGCACCTACTTGAAGAG CTGGCTGTGAAGGAGGGTAAAAAGAAAGAGTCAATCCAGGAGCCCAGGTTTGATTACTACAACATGGACCGAGATGACGATGACGACATCGACCTCACGGAGGATGAACTTGCTCACATTGTAGAGATCTACGACTTCCCTGTGGAGTTTAAGACGGAGGACCTTCTCAAGTTATTTCAGTGCTACCA ACAGAGAGGCTTTGACATCAAATGGATTGATGACAAACACGCCCTGGGCCTCTTCTCAAGCCCCATTGCAG CTCGTGAAGCTTTAAGATCCAAACATCCACTGATGAAGCTGCGACCACTCTCCAAATCCTCCTCTGCCACTAAGGCCAAAGCTCGTAGCTGCTCAG ACTACCTCCTGCCTGCTAAAGAGAGACCTCAGACGAGTGCGGCACTGGCTCGCAAGCTTGTGATCGGTGCTCTCGGTGTGAAGAGCAACCTGACGAAAGAGCAGCgcgaggcagagaggaagaagctCCAGGAGGCGAGAG AACAAAAGCGGCTGGCAGCCAAACAGAAGGAAGATGCTTGGGAGGGGAAGTGA